From a single Raphanus sativus cultivar WK10039 chromosome 3, ASM80110v3, whole genome shotgun sequence genomic region:
- the LOC108847097 gene encoding cytochrome P450 77A4, giving the protein MHLFSFPLDFTLLVIIITGLIFTFTRWSSKTKKRLNLPPGPPGWPVVGNLFQFARSGKQFFEYAEELKKAYGPIFTVRMGTRTMIILSDAALVHEALIQRGALFATRPAENPTRTIFSCDKFTVNAAKYGPVWRSLRRNMVQNMLSSARLKEFGSVRRSAMDKLIERIRSEGRDHDGLVWVLRNARFAAFCILLEMCFGIAMDEESIEKMDEMMKTVLMTVDPRIDDYLPILAPFFSKQRKRALEVRREQVDLVVSLIERRRRAIRNQTAPSFSYLDTLFDLKVEGRETAPSDEEIVTLCSEFLNGGTDTTGTAIEWGIAQLIANPEIQSRLYDEIKSTAEDRRIEESDVDRMVFLQAFVKELLRKHPPTYFSLTHAVMETTSLGGYDVPAGVNVEVYIPGISEDPRIWSNPKKFDPDRFISGKEDADITGISGVKMIPFGVGRRICPGLGMATVHVHLMLARMVQEFEWTAYPPGSEIDFAGKTEFAVVMKNPLRAKVKPRV; this is encoded by the coding sequence ATGCATCTCTTCTCTTTTCCTCTTGATTTCACATTGCTTGTGATTATCATCACCGGTTTAATTTTCACCTTCACTCGATGGAGTTCAAAGACAAAGAAACGTTTAAACCTTCCTCCAGGTCCACCGGGTTGGCCGGTAGTCGGTAACCTATTCCAGTTCGCGCGCTCGGGGAAACAGTTTTTCGAATACGCAGAGGAGCTCAAGAAAGCCTACGGCCCGATCTTCACAGTAAGGATGGGTACTCGTACGATGATCATCCTCTCCGACGCCGCGCTAGTCCACGAGGCTCTGATCCAGCGCGGAGCTCTCTTCGCCACCCGACCCGCCGAGAACCCGACCCGAACGATCTTCAGCTGCGACAAGTTCACCGTCAACGCGGCGAAGTACGGCCCCGTGTGGAGGTCCCTGAGGAGGAACATGGTCCAGAACATGCTCTCCTCCGCCCGGCTCAAGGAGTTCGGATCCGTGAGACGATCCGCGATGGATAAACTCATCGAGAGGATCAGATCGGAAGGTAGAGATCACGACGGTTTAGTCTGGGTGCTTCGAAACGCGAGATTCGCCGCGTTTTGCATCCTGCTGGAGATGTGTTTCGGAATCGCGATGGACGAGGAGTCGATCGAGAAGATGGACGAGATGATGAAGACGGTGCTGATGACGGTGGATCCGCGGATCGACGATTACCTCCCGATCCTCGCTCCCTTCTTCTCGAAACAGAGGAAGCGAGCTCTCGAAGTCCGCCGCGAACAGGTCGATTTAGTCGTGAGTCTCATCGAGAGACGAAGGAGAGCGATTCGGAATCAAACGGCGCCGTCTTTCTCCTACCTCGACACGCTCTTCGATTTGAAAGTAGAGGGACGCGAAACGGCGCCGTCCGACGAGGAGATCGTGACTCTCTGCTCGGAGTTTCTCAACGGAGGTACGGACACGACGGGGACGGCGATCGAATGGGGGATCGCTCAGCTGATAGCGAATCCGGAGATTCAATCTCGGCTCTACGATGAGATTAAATCGACGGCTGAGGATCGTCGGATCGAGGAGAGTGACGTGGACAGAATGGTCTTTTTGCAAGCGTTCGTTAAAGAGCTTCTCCGGAAACATCCTCCGACTTATTTTTCGCTGACGCACGCCGTCATGGAAACGACGTCGCTCGGGGGTTACGACGTTCCCGCGGGCGTCAACGTCGAGGTTTATATCCCCGGTATAAGCGAGGACCCGAGGATCTGGTCTAATCCTAAGAAGTTCGATCCGGACCGGTTTATATCGGGTAAGGAAGATGCTGACATAACCGGGATTAGTGGAGTGAAGATGATTCCGTTTGGTGTTGGCCGTCGGATCTGTCCCGGGCTTGGAATGGCGACCGTACACGTGCACCTCATGCTTGCGAGGATGGTCCAAGAGTTTGAGTGGACCGCTTATCCGCCCGGAAGCGAGATTGATTTCGCCGGTAAAACGGAGTTCGCGGTGGTTATGAAGAATCCCTTGAGAGCCAAGGTTAAACCAAGggtttga
- the LOC108847098 gene encoding protein PSK SIMULATOR 1, which translates to MVSETWFRNLLRFPKKHDQAHKDKAVLGVLAFEVASLLSKLVHLWQSLSDKNITRLRDEITRSTGVKKLVSEDDDFVVRLIRDEMMENIESVAKAVARLARRCNDPKLRSFESCFCEMMMKTTGGGDPYGWRFGWKKMDGKVKKMERFISANASLYQETEILADLEQTVKRMMVSSESATDSVLEYKKKVTWKRHEVKNLRDASLWNRTYDYTVLLLVRSVFTVLTRTKHVFGISYRGVEASDDVSSVDSDFIGRSQSVSTVLTHLSHQSESVGPPRFASGPLGRFTGPASGSVPTRSAKMSDFLSDSLSSTQSPMSGPLVAEKNKRFKFYSGPLGKITSSKSGPLVGMGKHNKKMGQTPERSSVSSAKKQMKSNRLTQVGPFKGCMVSQDGITPLSGRTRNGARSSSSNAEHHVPKSVHVENSAFPSRPKLSDAAPNTLGAACLALHYANVIIVIERFVASPHLIGDDARDDLYSMLPASVRTSLRERLKPYSKNLSSSTVYDPGLAKEWTDAMAGILEWLGPLAHNMIKWQSERSYEHQSLVSRTHIVLAQTLFFANQQKTEAIITELLVGLNYVWRFGRELNAKALQECTRDITLEKCLDTDN; encoded by the coding sequence ATGGTTTCAGAGACTTGGTTTCGCAATCTGCTGAGATTCCCAAAGAAACACGATCAAGCTCACAAAGATAAAGCCGTGCTCGGAGTATTAGCCTTCGAGGTCGCGAGTTTACTCTCCAAACTCGTCCACTTATGGCAGTCTCTCAGCGACAAGAACATCACACGGCTCAGAGACGAGATAACACGCTCCACGGGTGTAAAGAAGCTTGTTTCGGAGGACGATGACTTCGTGGTGAGGCTGATACGCGACGAGATGATGGAGAATATCGAGAGCGTGGCAAAAGCCGTGGCTAGGCTCGCGAGAAGATGTAATGATCCAAAGCTGAGGAGCTTTGAGAGCTGTTTCTgtgagatgatgatgaagacgacGGGGGGAGGCGATCCTTACGGGTGGCGTTTCGGGTGGAAGAAGATGGATGGGAAGGTTAAGAAGATGGAGCGTTTCATCTCGGCTAATGCGAGTCTTTACCAGGAGACTGAGATTCTTGCGGATCTTGAACAGACGGTTAAGAGGATGATGGTGAGTAGTGAATCCGCGACGGATAGTGTTTTGGAGTATAAGAAGAAAGTCACGTGGAAAAGGCATGAGGTGAAGAATCTGAGGGATGCGTCTCTTTGGAACCGGACTTATGACTATACGGTTCTTCTCTTGGTTAGATCGGTTTTCACCGTCTTGACTAGGACTAAGCATGTTTTTGGTATTAGCTACAGAGGAGTGGAGGCTAGCGATGATGTTAGCTCTGTGGATTCTGATTTCATAGGCCGCAGCCAATCGGTTTCTACTGTTTTGACGCATTTGTCTCATCAGTCCGAGAGTGTTGGTCCTCCTAGATTTGCTTCTGGTCCCCTTGGGAGATTCACCGGTCCAGCATCGGGTTCGGTTCCTACAAGGTCCGCGAAGATGAGTGATTTCCTTTCGGATTCTCTCAGCAGCACACAATCACCTATGTCAGGTCCTCTTGTTGCAGAAAAGAACAAACGTTTCAAGTTTTACTCGGGTCCTCTGGGAAAGATCACTTCCTCCAAATCAGGACCGCTTGTTGGAATGGGGAAACACAACAAGAAGATGGGACAGACTCCTGAAAGGTCTTCAGTTTCCTCAGCTAAAAAGCAAATGAAATCAAACCGGTTAACACAGGTTGGCCCGTTTAAAGGCTGCATGGTGTCTCAAGATGGTATTACTCCACTCAGCGGTAGGACACGGAATGGAGCTAGGAGTAGTAGTAGCAACGCGGAGCATCATGTTCCTAAGTCAGTACACGTTGAGAACTCGGCGTTTCCTTCCCGACCCAAGTTGTCAGATGCTGCTCCTAATACCCTTGGTGCAGCTTGCTTAGCGTTACACTATGCTAACGTCATCATCGTGATAGAGAGATTTGTTGCATCTCCTCACTTGATAGGGGATGATGCGAGAGACGATCTTTACAGCATGTTACCGGCGAGCGTGAGAACCTCGCTGAGAGAAAGGCTAAAGCCTTACTCGAAAAACCTGAGTTCTTCCACGGTTTATGATCCAGGACTAGCGAAAGAATGGACAGACGCAATGGCGGGTATCTTGGAATGGTTGGGTCCGTTAGCTCACAACATGATAAAATGGCAATCCGAGAGGAGTTACGAGCACCAAAGCTTGGTTTCGAGGACGCACATAGTTCTTGCACAAACCCTTTTCTTTGCAAACCAGCAGAAGACAGAAGCCATCATCACGGAGCTTCTTGTTGGGCTCAACTATGTCTGGAGATTTGGCAGAGAACTTAACGCCAAGGCTCTTCAAGAGTGTACCCGTGATATAACCCTTGAGAAATGCTTGGACACAGATAACTAG